Proteins from a single region of Primulina tabacum isolate GXHZ01 chromosome 5, ASM2559414v2, whole genome shotgun sequence:
- the LOC142545242 gene encoding putative sarcosine oxidase codes for MEDSRSQFFDVIVIGAGVMGSSTAYQTAKRGLKTLLLEQFDFLHHRGSSHGESRTIRATYPEEYYSGMVIESSRLWEELEAEIGYKVYFKTTQFDMGPSDNKSLQAVVSSCRKNSIPFRVLDGDEVLKEYSGLFQLPEGWIGVATPDGGVLKPTKAVAMFQTLASRRGAVLKDGTEVLNIEKDKENGEIVVFARDGGHFRSRKCVITVGSWTKTLIEKVRGLTLPIQPLETSVVYWKINPGYEDKFTIENGFPTFASYGDPYIYGTPALEFPGLIKIPVHGGRACAPNERTWEPAPEMMNALRDWIKGKLGDAVYWDKPVLTQSCMYSMTPDEDFVIDFLGGEFGKDAVVAGGFSGHGFKMAPVVGRIAAEMVASGVADGVDLTHFRIARFEGNFRGNFKDFEDQVKSH; via the coding sequence ATGGAGGATTCCAGAAGCCAGTTTTTTGATGTAATAGTAATTGGGGCGGGGGTAATGGGGAGCTCCACAGCTTATCAAACAGCGAAACGCGGCCTGAAAACGCTGCTTTTAGAGCAGTTCGACTTTCTGCACCACCGCGGCTCTTCACACGGCGAATCAAGAACCATTCGTGCTACCTACCCGGAAGAATACTACTCCGGAATGGTTATCGAATCTTCGCGTTTATGGGAAGAATTAGAGGCTGAAATTGGCTACAAAGTCTACTTCAAAACCACTCAGTTCGACATGGGCCCGTCGGACAACAAATCCCTGCAAGCAGTCGTGAGTAGCTGCCGGAAAAACTCCATTCCTTTTCGGGTTCTTGACGGAGATGAGGTTTTGAAGGAGTATTCGGGATTGTTCCAGCTGCCGGAAGGTTGGATTGGTGTCGCAACTCCGGATGGGGGAGTTCTTAAGCCGACGAAAGCTGTGGCAATGTTTCAAACACTTGCTTCGCGTCGAGGCGCGGTGCTGAAAGACGGTACAGAGGTTCTGAACATTGAGAAAGATAAAGAAAACGGTGAAATTGTTGTGTTTGCGAGAGATGGTGGCCATTTCCGAAGCAGAAAATGCGTAATCACAGTTGGGTCATGGACGAAGACGTTGATTGAGAAGGTCCGGGGATTAACCCTTCCGATTCAACCGCTTGAGACATCAGTTGTATACTGGAAGATAAACCCTGGTTATGAAGATAAATTCACGATCGAAAATGGCTTCCCCACGTTCGCCAGCTACGGGGACCCCTACATATACGGAACTCCGGCGCTGGAGTTCCCGGGGCTGATCAAAATCCCGGTGCATGGAGGTCGCGCCTGTGCACCCAACGAACGCACGTGGGAGCCAGCGCCGGAGATGATGAACGCATTGCGGGACTGGATTAAGGGAAAACTCGGGGACGCCGTCTATTGGGATAAGCCAGTGCTGACGCAGTCGTGTATGTATTCCATGACGCCCGATGAAGATTTCGTGATCGACTTTCTTGGGGGAGAGTTCGGGAAGGACGCGGTGGTTGCCGGCGGATTCTCAGGTCATGGGTTCAAGATGGCGCCGGTGGTTGGGAGGATTGCGGCGGAGATGGTGGCGAGTGGCGTGGCTGATGGCGTGGACCTCACGCACTTCAGGATAGCCAGGTTTGAAGGGAACTTTCGAGGAAATTTCAAAGATTTTGAAGATCAAGTCAAGTCACATTAG